GTCAATTTTACAAAAACAAAGGAATCCTATATGTAGTCATGCTGTTTTGAATCACCTTCAGTATATGGCTGCACAACAGCCCCATGTGGGCAAACTGTCCGCACTCGCAATCAAATTCATCTCCACCTTCAATCACCGTCACCTTGTATGAGGTTTTGCACCACTTCTCCCGCCGTGCAGCATCTGTATGTATTGCGATAtactctttcctttttctttttcttctaccTGATATGCACCACACTCATACAGTATATGGCCAAACTGCTCGAACATAGCTCTTGTGTAAATCTTCCCAGCGTGTCTCTCAGTTGCCATATTTGCTCGCATGAGTGGCCTCCCCTGCAACAAAAGACATCTATAAGTAATATATCATTTGATCAGGTCAATATCACCGCCCCAAACGTTGCAATTTATTATTTAGTTTTGCACTTACAATTGCTGTCCGCTTTTCCTCATAATTTTCTTCTGACTCGCGGTCAAAAATTAAACTCATATACTTCCTCACAAAAACATGCATAGGGCAACCAGGCGGCGCGTAGTTCTTTAGCATGTGATTTGCGCTTTCACTCTGTTGTGTACTGGTCATTTTTGCACAGAACACCCCCTTGAAGTAGGGCTTTGCCCATTTGTGACGTATTTCAAACAAATTAGTCATGTAGTCATGACTTTTCAAGTTGTATTTCTCTATTAAGTACTTCCAGCCATCCTCAAACTCATCTATGGTTAGCATGTGGTTGACAACCTTGTGAAACTCTGGTTGAAAATCACTCTTCTTTGTGTACAATGGGCCAAGCGACTCTTTTGCCTTCTTTAGCACATGCCACTTGCACCACCGGTGAGCCGTGTTTGGCATGACATTACTTATGGCAACCTCCATCTCCCTGTTTTGATCTGCAGTTCATTCATACTAAACTCATTAGTCTTATTTGGACTAACTGTTATACGGATTAGTTCTAAATTACACTAATAAATTTGCATCCAATCTTACCGGTAAGTATTGTTTGtggcgccctcccccccccccccccattatcCTAACAAACTCTGAGAAGACCCACTCAAATGTTTCCTCTGTCTCATGCCGAACTAGCACACCAGCTAGTATGATACTCTGGAAATGGTTGTTCACTCCAACAAATAACCCAAATGGCATGTCATACAGGTTGGTCCTATAGGTTGTGTCAAATGTAATGACATCCCCAAAGAAGTTGTACTGGAGCCTACTGTTCCCTGTAGCCCACATCAAGTTGCTGATCCTGCCCTCTTTGTCTGCCTGAACTCGATACGTGAATTGTGGATCCTTTGAGCACAGATCATGAAACACTTCCATTGTTTTCCTAACATCATCTTCTGCTTGCTCCCGGCTTATCTTGCCACACAAATTCCGCAGAGCTCTTTTGGTAaatggcacattctccatctttCCAAAAAAGCTGCCAATAATGCTGTAGACTTTTGACAAATTGACATTgttctgcctcaactgcttcactAAATCCTTGCTGTAAACGTCAATATGCTTGTGTGACGGCCAGTGTATTGTCTGGCCATATGTTTGTGACAATGCATGGTTGTGTCCATCTCGATGCTCTGCTATGTACCATCCATTGTCCTTTGTTCTCAGTAGTCTGATGAGGGATGGGCATTCACACTGGCACGAACGAGAATAGTCTGATGAGGGATGGGCATTCACACTGGCACGAACGAGAACTCTCAACGATTGGCTTCCCCTGACGAAACAATTAAACTAGTCAGCCTCTGTCAAGTGCGCTTCAAGTAATATGTAACTTATTTGATGCCACATATAATTCCACTCACTAAGATACCAGGCAT
This DNA window, taken from Triticum aestivum cultivar Chinese Spring chromosome 1D, IWGSC CS RefSeq v2.1, whole genome shotgun sequence, encodes the following:
- the LOC123157467 gene encoding protein FAR1-RELATED SEQUENCE 5-like, whose amino-acid sequence is MYAYLLSVEPVTSGSQSLRVLVRASVNAHPSSDYSRSCQCECPSLIRLLRTKDNGWYIAEHRDGHNHALSQTYGQTIHWPSHKHIDVYSKDLVKQLRQNNVNLSKVYSIIGSFFGKMENVPFTKRALRNLCGKISREQAEDDVRKTMEVFHDLCSKDPQFTYRVQADKEGRISNLMWATGNSRLQYNFFGDVITFDTTYRTNLYDMPFGLFVGVNNHFQSIILAGVLVRHETEETFEWVFSEFVRIMGGGGGGRHKQYLPVRLDANLLV